Proteins encoded by one window of Candidatus Odinarchaeum yellowstonii:
- a CDS encoding carbon-nitrogen hydrolase family protein, translated as MSFEIAIHQLAPLTGEKEYNISRLLNSVEKFTSTTPILHVFPELFITGYNCQSKFSILAETIPGESTYKISERLGDRVYVLTGMVELDPINNRLFNTAVLINKKGVVAKYRKIYLPNFWVFREKEFFISGDRPHPVVFEKFKIGVQICYDVNFPELSRFQALNGAECIIVLSATPRESMPRFKYILPARAVENQCFLVYVNRPGVEGPIVFGGNSMVLSPTGDVKLSMGETEESERAVIDLREVKAVRLKTPLLKDALEKSFLNTLNIK; from the coding sequence TTGTCTTTTGAAATAGCTATTCACCAATTAGCACCTCTTACAGGTGAAAAAGAATATAATATTTCTAGGCTTCTCAACTCGGTTGAAAAATTCACTTCAACAACTCCAATACTGCACGTGTTCCCTGAGCTTTTCATAACTGGTTATAACTGTCAATCCAAGTTTTCTATTTTAGCTGAAACCATACCCGGCGAGTCGACTTATAAAATATCTGAAAGATTAGGCGACCGGGTTTATGTGTTAACCGGGATGGTGGAGTTAGATCCCATAAATAATAGATTGTTTAACACTGCTGTTCTAATTAATAAAAAAGGAGTGGTTGCGAAATATAGGAAGATTTATCTACCGAATTTCTGGGTTTTCAGAGAAAAAGAGTTTTTCATTTCAGGTGATCGCCCTCATCCGGTGGTTTTTGAGAAATTTAAGATAGGCGTTCAAATATGTTACGATGTTAATTTTCCGGAGTTAAGCAGGTTTCAAGCTTTAAACGGAGCTGAGTGTATAATAGTTTTATCCGCTACTCCAAGAGAGTCTATGCCCAGATTCAAATACATTCTACCAGCTAGGGCTGTTGAAAACCAGTGTTTTCTAGTGTATGTGAACCGACCGGGAGTGGAGGGGCCGATTGTTTTCGGCGGTAATAGTATGGTTTTATCTCCTACTGGTGACGTTAAACTTTCAATGGGTGAAACTGAAGAGAGTGAGAGAGCTGTGATTGATTTAAGAGAGGTAAAAGCGGTTAGGTTAAAAACACCTCTATTGAAAGACGCCTTAGAAAAATCTTTTCTAAATACTTTAAATATAAAATAA
- a CDS encoding HAD family hydrolase, whose translation MVHILCEYLKDRIKLFIFDLDGTLIDTSDRFYNVFIFLAEKYGLQKITRAEFKQLYKSNRLGEILLQVKQRFLPEFLRIYHDFKGECEKPFEGVVEALKILKCRKYLLSVVTGRIIDSELVRFELEKHGLKDLFDEVLANNLSASSKGEESLQKTNSFKFLIERFNLKPEECVVVGDYVTDIISGKRLGCWTIGVLSGGLDYNILKSVNPDFIIASVKDIPSLLKLL comes from the coding sequence GTGGTTCATATTCTCTGCGAATATTTGAAGGATCGAATTAAATTATTTATCTTCGACTTAGATGGAACGCTTATAGATACTTCTGATAGATTTTATAACGTCTTCATCTTTTTAGCTGAAAAATATGGTTTACAGAAGATTACCCGCGCGGAGTTTAAACAACTGTATAAAAGTAACCGGCTGGGTGAAATTCTCCTCCAAGTTAAGCAACGCTTTCTACCAGAATTTCTTCGAATCTACCATGATTTTAAAGGTGAATGTGAGAAACCTTTTGAAGGTGTGGTTGAAGCTCTTAAGATTCTTAAATGTCGAAAATATCTGTTATCCGTTGTCACAGGTAGAATAATAGATTCTGAACTGGTTAGATTTGAGCTTGAAAAACATGGTTTAAAAGATTTATTCGACGAGGTTTTAGCGAATAACCTATCCGCTTCATCGAAAGGTGAGGAATCGCTTCAGAAGACTAATAGTTTTAAGTTTTTAATTGAAAGATTTAACTTGAAACCGGAGGAATGCGTGGTGGTCGGCGACTATGTGACTGATATTATCTCAGGTAAGAGGTTGGGCTGCTGGACTATAGGTGTATTATCCGGTGGATTAGACTATAATATTCTTAAAAGCGTTAACCCTGATTTTATTATTGCGAGCGTAAAGGATATTCCCAGCCTGCTTAAACTTCTTTGA
- the thiD gene encoding bifunctional hydroxymethylpyrimidine kinase/phosphomethylpyrimidine kinase codes for MKTALTIAGSDPTSGAGVAADLLTFNSLGVYGFFIITALTSQTLSKVLRVQIVDGEDFSIQMKTVFENFRLNAVKTGVISTPYQAKLIKDYVEKYNLPVIADPVVKASDGTVFSDEETVKELSAGLYCKAALLTPNIIEAERLSDHQIRKLDDIIEASYILLKKGLKAVLIKGGHLNSSKEVFDVLNTGEEIKIFKKPRREWLKIHGTGCVLSAAIAAYTAQGYSITEAVMRGEEYFSKLAAYPLNLNNSVGVLQPSKILNDCVEKIEGIRELNQAAYFLDKVLEAGRLDALGEFALLYSINKPVDVGDVVFLKLFKESEGETLKLSYPTIGSDDFTSRIMLTVKKWLPSIRACLCLPYSEKLTRNLEESSEFNHIKIFFKNLTFNQLNLLEETLRKILCTETKCTVDFIILFIDKNPVKIMVLGESSFDSIYKLAKVLKKEVKKL; via the coding sequence TTGAAAACTGCTCTAACCATCGCCGGCTCTGATCCCACTAGCGGGGCAGGTGTAGCAGCAGACCTACTTACCTTCAACTCTCTAGGGGTTTACGGCTTTTTCATTATAACAGCTTTAACCTCGCAGACTTTAAGTAAAGTTCTCAGAGTTCAGATAGTGGATGGGGAAGATTTCTCTATTCAAATGAAAACGGTTTTCGAAAATTTTAGGTTAAACGCGGTGAAAACAGGGGTTATAAGCACACCTTACCAGGCGAAGCTAATCAAAGACTATGTGGAAAAATATAATTTGCCGGTAATCGCAGATCCTGTTGTCAAAGCTAGCGACGGCACGGTTTTCTCAGATGAGGAAACGGTTAAAGAACTCTCGGCGGGGTTATATTGTAAGGCTGCTCTTCTCACACCTAACATTATTGAAGCTGAGAGGCTCTCAGACCACCAAATTCGTAAATTAGATGATATAATAGAGGCATCTTACATTTTATTGAAGAAGGGGTTAAAAGCCGTGCTCATAAAAGGCGGTCACCTAAATAGCTCGAAAGAAGTCTTCGATGTGTTGAATACAGGTGAAGAGATTAAGATTTTCAAAAAACCTAGAAGGGAATGGTTGAAAATCCACGGCACGGGATGCGTGCTCTCAGCCGCGATTGCAGCGTATACAGCACAAGGCTACTCGATTACAGAAGCGGTGATGCGCGGTGAAGAGTATTTTAGTAAGCTGGCCGCCTACCCTTTAAACCTAAATAATAGTGTAGGAGTGCTCCAGCCTTCTAAAATATTAAACGACTGCGTGGAGAAAATAGAAGGTATCAGGGAGCTTAACCAAGCTGCATATTTCTTAGATAAAGTATTAGAAGCCGGGCGGCTGGATGCACTCGGAGAGTTCGCCCTCTTATATTCGATAAATAAACCTGTAGATGTGGGTGACGTTGTTTTTCTGAAGCTTTTTAAAGAATCCGAGGGGGAGACCCTTAAACTAAGCTATCCTACTATAGGCTCCGATGATTTCACAAGTAGAATAATGCTAACTGTTAAAAAATGGTTGCCTAGTATAAGAGCGTGTTTATGTCTACCCTACAGTGAAAAGCTTACTAGGAATTTAGAGGAAAGCAGTGAATTTAATCATATTAAAATTTTCTTCAAAAATTTAACTTTTAATCAATTAAATTTACTCGAAGAAACGCTTAGAAAAATATTATGCACTGAAACCAAGTGCACAGTAGATTTCATAATATTATTTATTGATAAAAACCCGGTTAAAATAATGGTTTTAGGAGAAAGCAGCTTCGATTCAATTTATAAGCTTGCTAAAGTTTTAAAAAAAGAAGTGAAAAAGTTATAG
- a CDS encoding 4Fe-4S binding protein — MIIDRVKCGVCFGCAAVCPFDALRATDKEIIVNSEKCTNCGLCRKICPVGAITIEV, encoded by the coding sequence TTGATAATAGACAGAGTTAAATGCGGGGTTTGCTTCGGCTGCGCTGCTGTGTGCCCGTTCGATGCTTTAAGAGCCACCGATAAAGAGATAATAGTTAACTCTGAGAAATGTACTAACTGCGGCTTATGCCGTAAGATTTGTCCTGTGGGGGCGATAACTATTGAAGTATAA
- a CDS encoding inositol-3-phosphate synthase, whose translation MGKIKVAVAGLGNCASALIQGIEFYKNIKGSEKIVPGLMNPSIGGYLPKDIEIVAAFDVNRNKIGKDISEAIFIDNCVVKFADVPKKGVKVVPGPILDGVAPHMVKSFNCYDEKEMKPVDVAEHLKEADAEILINYLPVGSAQASRFYAKAALEAGCGFINAIPEFIASDKGLGDEFEKKKLPIAGDDVKSQLGATILHRAIVDLCVNRGVQILETYQLNVGGDTDFENMTVEERLKTKRISKTTAVTSIPPYEIPTRIGPSDYIPFLKNRKICYIWLKGLLWGQVPATIDVKLSVEDAPDSAGVVVDVIRCMKLALDRGIGGRLISISAYSFKHPPVFLPDSVAKTWVQEFIEGKRER comes from the coding sequence ATGGGTAAAATTAAAGTAGCTGTAGCGGGTTTAGGTAACTGCGCTTCAGCTCTAATACAAGGAATAGAATTCTATAAAAACATTAAGGGCTCTGAGAAAATAGTCCCAGGTTTAATGAACCCGAGCATCGGAGGATATCTCCCGAAAGATATTGAGATAGTAGCCGCATTCGACGTGAACCGTAATAAAATCGGTAAAGACATTTCAGAAGCAATATTCATAGATAACTGCGTTGTTAAATTTGCAGACGTGCCTAAGAAGGGGGTGAAAGTCGTCCCAGGCCCGATATTAGACGGGGTAGCGCCTCATATGGTTAAATCATTTAACTGCTATGATGAAAAAGAAATGAAACCCGTTGATGTTGCAGAGCATCTAAAAGAGGCCGATGCGGAAATACTTATAAATTATCTCCCTGTAGGAAGCGCTCAAGCTTCAAGATTTTACGCGAAAGCTGCTTTAGAAGCTGGATGCGGCTTCATAAACGCGATCCCGGAGTTTATCGCCTCAGATAAAGGGCTAGGGGATGAATTTGAAAAGAAGAAGCTTCCCATCGCTGGAGATGATGTGAAATCCCAGCTTGGAGCTACAATACTTCACAGAGCGATAGTGGATTTATGCGTGAATAGAGGTGTTCAAATACTTGAAACATATCAGTTAAACGTCGGCGGTGATACAGACTTCGAGAACATGACGGTGGAGGAGCGTTTGAAAACTAAGAGAATAAGTAAAACCACCGCCGTGACCAGTATACCACCATACGAGATACCGACAAGAATAGGCCCAAGTGATTATATACCGTTCTTAAAAAATAGGAAAATCTGTTACATCTGGCTTAAAGGACTTTTATGGGGTCAGGTTCCAGCAACCATCGATGTTAAACTATCAGTTGAAGACGCGCCTGACTCAGCCGGTGTAGTGGTTGACGTAATAAGATGCATGAAACTAGCGTTAGATAGAGGTATCGGAGGTCGGCTTATAAGTATATCCGCTTACTCGTTTAAACACCCGCCTGTATTCCTACCTGATAGTGTAGCTAAAACATGGGTTCAAGAATTCATTGAAGGTAAGAGAGAACGCTGA
- a CDS encoding TCP-1/cpn60 chaperonin family protein: protein MSAQAQLGKIGNTPVLILKEGTTRSRGREAQSANISAARAIAEAVRTSLGPRGMDKMLVDSLGDVVITNDGATILDEMDVQHPAAKMMVEVAKTQDDEVGDGTTSIVVLAGELLKKAEDLLDQNIHPTIIVSGYKKAADKAIEILNELAQPVKPEDDETLKKIALTSMNSKSLATAKEHFANLSVQAVKQIAREDDGVLKADIDLINVVKKHGKSLAETELVRGMIIDKEVVHPGMPKRVENAKIALIDAPLEVEKPEFDAQIRISDPAQMKAFLAEEEKILKGYVDKIVKSGANVVFCEKGIDDLAQHYLAKAGILAARRVKRSDMEKLAKTTGAVMVSNLDDLTEKQLGYAKVVEELKVAGGELIFVRECKNPKAVSILIRGGTDHVVDEAERALHDALCVVRDVIETGKIVPGGGAIEIEIAKRLRDYAGTVGGREQLAIQAFADALEVIPLTLAENGGYDPMDILVELRAKHEDKAKGIAYGVNLDTGKPGDMYKAGVVEPYVVKKQIIKAASEAAMMILRIDDVIAAKTAEKPTGMPGAGQGGGAQGMGGGMDMM, encoded by the coding sequence ATGTCAGCGCAAGCTCAACTAGGTAAAATAGGAAACACACCGGTTTTAATTCTTAAAGAAGGAACAACACGGTCACGTGGAAGAGAAGCTCAATCAGCTAATATAAGCGCTGCGAGAGCTATAGCTGAAGCTGTTAGAACATCTCTAGGCCCGCGTGGAATGGATAAAATGCTCGTTGACAGTTTAGGTGATGTTGTAATTACCAATGACGGTGCGACTATTCTTGATGAAATGGATGTTCAACACCCCGCTGCTAAAATGATGGTTGAAGTCGCTAAAACCCAGGATGACGAGGTCGGCGACGGAACAACCAGCATTGTAGTTCTAGCAGGTGAACTTCTTAAAAAAGCTGAAGATCTACTCGACCAGAACATTCACCCAACGATAATTGTTAGCGGATATAAGAAGGCCGCTGATAAAGCTATTGAAATTTTAAACGAGCTAGCTCAACCAGTTAAACCTGAGGATGATGAAACACTTAAGAAAATCGCTCTCACCTCTATGAATAGTAAATCATTAGCTACAGCTAAAGAACACTTCGCTAATCTATCTGTGCAAGCTGTTAAACAAATAGCTAGAGAAGACGATGGTGTTCTTAAAGCTGACATAGACCTTATCAATGTGGTTAAGAAACACGGTAAAAGCTTAGCTGAAACAGAGCTTGTCAGAGGAATGATAATCGATAAAGAAGTAGTACACCCAGGTATGCCGAAACGTGTTGAAAACGCTAAAATAGCTTTAATAGACGCGCCTTTAGAGGTTGAGAAACCAGAATTCGACGCTCAAATAAGAATTTCAGATCCAGCGCAGATGAAAGCTTTTCTAGCAGAAGAAGAGAAAATACTAAAAGGCTACGTTGATAAAATAGTTAAATCCGGCGCTAATGTAGTCTTCTGTGAGAAAGGTATCGATGACTTAGCTCAGCACTATCTAGCTAAAGCAGGCATACTAGCCGCTAGAAGAGTTAAAAGAAGCGATATGGAGAAGCTAGCTAAAACCACAGGCGCCGTAATGGTTTCAAACCTAGATGATCTTACAGAGAAACAGTTGGGTTACGCTAAAGTGGTTGAAGAGCTTAAAGTAGCCGGCGGAGAACTTATATTCGTTAGAGAATGTAAGAACCCGAAGGCTGTAAGCATACTCATCAGAGGTGGAACAGACCACGTCGTAGATGAAGCTGAGAGAGCTTTACACGACGCTTTATGCGTGGTAAGAGATGTTATTGAAACAGGTAAAATAGTACCAGGCGGAGGCGCTATTGAAATAGAGATCGCTAAACGGCTGAGAGACTACGCTGGAACAGTTGGCGGAAGAGAGCAGCTAGCGATTCAAGCATTCGCTGACGCTCTGGAAGTTATCCCGCTTACTTTAGCTGAAAACGGCGGATACGATCCGATGGACATACTAGTAGAGCTTAGAGCTAAACACGAAGATAAAGCTAAGGGCATCGCCTACGGCGTCAACCTTGACACAGGTAAACCGGGAGACATGTATAAAGCAGGTGTGGTCGAACCCTACGTAGTTAAAAAACAGATAATCAAAGCCGCCAGCGAAGCTGCAATGATGATTCTGAGAATCGATGACGTGATAGCCGCGAAAACCGCTGAGAAACCGACTGGTATGCCTGGAGCAGGCCAGGGCGGCGGTGCTCAGGGAATGGGCGGCGGAATGGATATGATGTAA
- a CDS encoding CPBP family intramembrane metalloprotease → MSETEYTRSGSHPQTENRELTTDNLKSDDKGWSGFHALLMWGFGVFILISFSYLSVLNEWLARIIIELLIGLTPVLLVLAFFNKRFNDLGLMKPSLKEALIGLGFGLIGVVAGILAFYLEILIFGGYPPGYLDFQLKFTPFQLTDLLIWVAFSIMIVAPCEEIFSRGFIQKGLENSGGVVFGLIAASILFGLIHLEPFRIFPNTLQGFTLGAAYICSKSKTSVSIIAHAVLNTLIFILMYIFPFYFGL, encoded by the coding sequence ATGAGTGAAACAGAATATACGCGCTCGGGCTCTCACCCCCAAACTGAAAATCGAGAACTCACCACTGATAATTTGAAATCTGATGATAAAGGTTGGAGCGGCTTTCACGCTTTACTTATGTGGGGGTTCGGGGTTTTCATATTAATCTCCTTCAGCTATTTAAGCGTTTTAAACGAGTGGTTGGCGAGAATAATAATAGAGTTGTTAATAGGGTTAACCCCCGTGCTACTGGTTTTAGCTTTTTTTAATAAAAGATTTAATGATTTAGGCTTAATGAAACCGAGTTTAAAAGAAGCTCTAATAGGCTTAGGCTTTGGTCTAATAGGTGTTGTAGCAGGGATATTAGCATTCTACTTAGAGATTTTAATATTCGGAGGCTATCCTCCAGGATACCTTGATTTCCAGTTAAAATTCACTCCATTTCAATTAACAGACCTACTCATCTGGGTAGCTTTCTCTATTATGATAGTAGCACCATGCGAAGAGATATTTTCAAGAGGCTTTATTCAAAAAGGATTGGAGAACAGCGGTGGCGTAGTCTTCGGTTTAATAGCCGCCTCCATACTATTCGGGTTAATACACTTAGAACCTTTCAGAATTTTCCCAAACACCCTTCAAGGCTTTACATTAGGAGCTGCATACATCTGCTCTAAGAGTAAGACAAGCGTCTCCATCATAGCACACGCAGTCTTAAACACTTTAATATTTATTCTCATGTATATTTTTCCATTCTACTTCGGTTTGTAA
- a CDS encoding M42 family metallopeptidase, translating to MKELLKKLSEAYAPSGCEEAVREIITSMVREYVDELYVDKIGNLITLKKGVQNKPKILLDAHMDEIGMMVKYIDEKGFIRFSYTGGFSDQTVLNQRVVILTRKGIIPGVIGCKPPHLMTQEEKEKIVKRSDMFIDIGAESRVEAEQLGVRVGDHIIWSTSFTELAGNKLASKAFDNRVGCAILIKILQKLKTETPVYGVFTVMEEIGLRGAKTAAFTIEPDAALVFDIATAGDHPNVKEGEAPVRVGGGPVISVADGSRLNLGGGLITHPKIRRILIETAEENSIPYQLYVFEGGTTDGTVISLSRTGVPTGLISVPVRYAHTASELLSLLDVENSIKLATLSIYKIIETLSNG from the coding sequence ATTAAAGAGTTATTGAAAAAATTATCAGAAGCATACGCGCCAAGTGGCTGTGAAGAAGCGGTAAGAGAGATAATAACCAGTATGGTAAGAGAATATGTTGATGAATTATACGTTGATAAAATTGGTAATCTCATCACTTTAAAAAAGGGAGTTCAAAATAAACCTAAAATTCTACTAGACGCGCATATGGATGAAATAGGGATGATGGTGAAATACATAGATGAGAAAGGCTTTATAAGATTCTCCTATACTGGGGGATTCTCCGATCAAACAGTGTTAAACCAGCGGGTTGTAATATTAACGAGAAAAGGTATTATACCCGGCGTGATAGGCTGTAAACCTCCACATCTAATGACACAAGAGGAGAAAGAGAAAATTGTGAAGAGAAGCGATATGTTCATTGATATCGGAGCTGAGAGCAGAGTTGAAGCTGAGCAACTGGGAGTTAGAGTCGGCGATCATATAATATGGAGCACCAGCTTTACAGAGCTGGCTGGTAATAAACTTGCTTCTAAAGCCTTCGATAATAGGGTAGGCTGCGCTATTCTAATAAAAATTTTACAGAAATTAAAAACGGAGACACCCGTTTACGGTGTTTTCACAGTAATGGAGGAGATCGGTCTACGGGGAGCTAAAACAGCAGCTTTCACAATCGAACCGGACGCTGCTTTAGTTTTTGATATAGCAACCGCCGGAGATCACCCTAATGTTAAAGAAGGCGAGGCCCCTGTTCGAGTAGGCGGAGGCCCGGTTATCAGTGTAGCTGATGGAAGCCGTTTAAATTTAGGAGGCGGATTAATAACTCACCCAAAGATTAGGCGAATATTAATTGAAACCGCTGAAGAGAACAGTATTCCCTACCAGCTTTATGTTTTTGAAGGGGGAACAACAGATGGAACAGTTATATCTCTTTCAAGAACAGGAGTCCCAACAGGGCTGATATCTGTACCTGTCAGATACGCTCACACCGCCAGCGAATTGCTCAGCTTATTGGATGTAGAGAATAGCATTAAACTAGCAACTCTATCTATTTATAAAATAATTGAAACTCTCTCAAACGGGTAG
- a CDS encoding rhodanese-like domain-containing protein, whose product MPLFAGWILKYNRPIIIVKHEAQQLEPILRYLYRLGFDNIGGYLNNIFDWFKKGLSFNRSGFISVEELKNRLSKGRVFLLDVREPKTYSKSGFIKGAYNIYVGHLSERLAELPEDKEICVYCDSGFKTGIALSILLKAGFSRVFGVLGGFSAWVNKGFLIDK is encoded by the coding sequence TTGCCATTATTCGCAGGCTGGATTTTAAAATATAATCGACCAATAATAATCGTTAAACATGAGGCTCAGCAATTAGAACCGATTTTAAGATATCTTTACAGATTAGGATTTGATAATATAGGCGGTTATTTGAATAATATCTTTGACTGGTTTAAAAAAGGCTTATCCTTTAACAGAAGCGGTTTTATATCAGTGGAAGAGCTTAAAAATAGATTATCTAAAGGAAGGGTCTTTCTTTTAGATGTGAGGGAACCTAAAACTTACAGTAAATCTGGTTTTATAAAAGGAGCATATAATATTTATGTAGGTCATCTTAGCGAACGCCTAGCTGAACTGCCTGAGGATAAAGAAATATGTGTTTACTGCGACTCAGGGTTTAAAACAGGTATCGCCTTAAGTATTCTACTTAAGGCTGGTTTCAGTCGTGTTTTCGGTGTTTTAGGCGGTTTCTCCGCTTGGGTTAATAAGGGTTTTCTTATAGATAAATAA
- a CDS encoding glutamate--tRNA ligase produces MLDEQVTRKILVHALENALKFNGKANPKAVLGKILADSPHLKNEIENLMKSINEVVTQVNLMSVEKQREEFLKLTGGEISKIKRKEEKQLPPLPNVDKYSKVVMRLAPYPSGPLHIGNLRMVILNDEYVKRYKGVLYLVYDDTIGSEEKEILPEAYDYIKEGLDWLNVKVDKVFYKSDRIPIFYEWCTKLLSDGKAYVCTCNAEVWRQEYKLKKKDCPCRSQTVNENLDKWEKMLNGVYSEGEAAVRLKTSMSEPDPALRDHVIMRISDKHHPRVGCKYRVWPLLEFSWAVDDYLLNITHILRGKDLIKEDRVEEIIWSLIGVPKREFIHYGRIRFQGLSLSKSKSAKYVKEGKYKGWRDPRTWSIQSLQARGFKPEAIREAILDLGLSLADIEYSPEILYSFNRRIIDPLVNRLFFVENPVVLEITGLVGEELKGEPPNHPDFPERGRRSITLRVENNSTQVYISKSDAEKLTIGDRIRLKDLANIQITGKGVTHQAVYLSKTIEEARSQGIKKIIQWVPIHQNIRFEIIMPNGELTNGLAEYEASKLKVDDVIQFERFGFIRVDKIEIEDNTPRINAFYLHS; encoded by the coding sequence ATGTTAGATGAGCAGGTAACTAGAAAAATATTAGTTCACGCTTTAGAAAACGCTTTAAAATTTAATGGGAAAGCTAATCCAAAAGCTGTGTTAGGTAAAATTCTAGCGGACAGCCCTCACCTTAAAAATGAAATAGAGAATCTTATGAAATCTATAAATGAAGTGGTTACTCAAGTCAACTTAATGAGCGTTGAAAAACAGAGAGAGGAATTTCTTAAACTTACAGGCGGCGAGATTAGTAAAATTAAGCGTAAAGAGGAGAAGCAGCTTCCACCACTACCCAACGTGGATAAATATAGTAAAGTTGTTATGAGGCTGGCTCCCTATCCTTCAGGCCCTCTTCATATAGGTAATCTTCGAATGGTGATATTAAACGACGAGTATGTGAAACGTTATAAAGGTGTGCTTTACCTTGTATACGATGATACTATCGGCAGTGAGGAGAAAGAGATTCTACCTGAAGCCTACGATTATATAAAGGAGGGTTTAGATTGGCTTAACGTGAAGGTTGACAAAGTATTCTATAAATCTGATCGCATACCAATATTCTACGAATGGTGTACTAAACTTTTAAGCGATGGTAAAGCATACGTATGCACCTGTAACGCGGAGGTTTGGAGACAGGAATATAAGTTAAAGAAAAAAGATTGCCCTTGCAGATCTCAAACAGTTAATGAAAACTTGGATAAATGGGAGAAAATGTTAAACGGCGTTTACAGTGAAGGTGAAGCAGCAGTTAGATTAAAGACTAGTATGAGCGAGCCGGATCCCGCGTTGAGAGATCATGTAATTATGAGAATCTCGGATAAACACCATCCTAGAGTGGGTTGCAAATATCGTGTCTGGCCGCTTTTAGAGTTTTCATGGGCTGTAGATGACTACCTATTGAATATAACGCATATATTAAGGGGAAAAGATTTAATTAAAGAAGATAGAGTTGAAGAAATTATATGGAGTTTAATAGGGGTTCCTAAACGTGAATTTATACACTACGGTCGTATCAGATTCCAAGGCTTATCTTTAAGTAAATCTAAATCAGCTAAATACGTTAAAGAAGGGAAATATAAGGGGTGGCGGGATCCTAGAACATGGAGCATCCAATCACTTCAAGCCAGAGGGTTTAAACCTGAAGCGATAAGAGAGGCTATTCTAGATTTAGGGCTAAGCCTAGCTGACATCGAGTACAGTCCTGAAATATTATATTCTTTTAATAGGAGAATAATAGACCCTCTAGTTAACCGGTTATTTTTTGTAGAAAACCCTGTTGTGCTTGAAATCACCGGTTTAGTAGGCGAGGAGTTGAAAGGGGAACCCCCGAATCACCCTGACTTCCCTGAGAGGGGTAGAAGGAGTATAACGCTGAGAGTGGAAAATAATTCAACCCAAGTTTACATATCCAAATCTGACGCGGAGAAGCTGACGATTGGAGATAGAATAAGGTTAAAAGATCTAGCTAACATTCAAATAACAGGTAAAGGAGTAACACATCAAGCCGTTTATTTAAGTAAAACCATTGAGGAGGCTAGAAGCCAAGGAATAAAAAAAATAATTCAATGGGTTCCCATCCACCAGAATATAAGATTTGAAATCATAATGCCTAACGGCGAGTTAACCAATGGATTAGCTGAATACGAGGCTAGTAAACTTAAAGTGGATGATGTTATTCAATTTGAAAGATTCGGGTTCATAAGAGTGGATAAAATTGAAATAGAAGATAATACTCCACGAATAAACGCCTTCTACCTTCACAGCTAA